In Desulfobulbus oralis, one DNA window encodes the following:
- a CDS encoding DedA family protein, whose translation MTELISEIAIAILERSTYFGAFFLMMLESMVAPVPSEAVMPFVGFLVADGKWHLGPALLATTLGSFTGSLASYLMGYYGGKPLVLKVGRYLLLNPRDLERTERFFSRRRGLVTVFLARFVPVVRHLISIPAGMGRMPALPFLLVSTLGAALWNGFLLYCGMALRSHWQTVQHYAHKIDLVVVIICILLLLCFIVHRLKSRQSA comes from the coding sequence ATGACCGAACTTATCAGTGAGATCGCCATAGCCATCCTGGAGCGCAGCACCTATTTCGGCGCCTTTTTCCTGATGATGCTGGAAAGCATGGTCGCGCCGGTGCCGAGCGAAGCGGTCATGCCTTTCGTCGGCTTTCTGGTGGCCGACGGCAAATGGCATCTCGGGCCGGCCCTCCTGGCCACCACCCTGGGCTCCTTCACGGGCTCGCTCGCCTCCTACCTCATGGGTTATTACGGCGGCAAGCCGCTGGTGCTGAAGGTGGGCCGCTATCTGCTCCTGAACCCCCGCGATCTGGAACGCACCGAACGTTTCTTCAGCCGCAGACGCGGGCTGGTCACGGTGTTTCTTGCCCGCTTCGTCCCGGTCGTGCGCCATCTCATCTCCATTCCGGCCGGCATGGGCAGGATGCCGGCGCTGCCCTTCCTGCTGGTCTCCACCCTGGGCGCGGCCCTGTGGAACGGCTTTCTGCTGTACTGCGGCATGGCGCTCAGAAGCCACTGGCAGACCGTGCAGCACTATGCGCACAAAATCGATCTGGTGGTGGTCATCATCTGCATCCTGCTGCTGCTGTGCTTCATTGTCCACCGTCTGAAAAGCCGGCAGAGCGCCTGA
- a CDS encoding glycosyltransferase family 2 protein has translation MQQPPLYSQRMGAVSWQEPPDSARPGRGGQSLLARMAGRCSFRQRTAYRRLKAALAHTPLFDRHFYLQADPELAASGLDPLWHYCSRGIREGRNPNPYFFSSWYLASYPEVRRSGMNPLLHYLLHGREARYQPNPYFFTGWYLEQHPELPEDQHPLWHYMHEGAAAGCWPNPYFDPAWYRRTHQRANDLEPLAHFLAHGPQPSAHFDSTWYAQAYPQAARMGLHPFQHYLEYGAEEHCDPGPLFDSAWYAGTWPEAVAGGLLPLAHYLQHVDDPEVNPNPYFDKAWYLRQYPEIARNGLDPVLHYWIFGVQERRDPGPWFSTDWYLWRYADVAALAMNPLVHYLRIGAAQGREAGPYFDSAWYLRQCPDAARSGMPPLLHFLRLGQQAGMAPFDPREKGRRGNRYVAWSDLFFGLQEEDRALMRRHIGDFALKPLISVVMPVYNPEPAFLEAAIGSVQAQLYPHWELCIADDASTRPEIAGILRRYQQEDSRIRVLFRPENGHISRASNSALALAGGEFVALLDHDDELSEDALFWVVAALNRQPDAGIVYSDEDKIDSQGLRTKPYFKCDWDPWLFCGHNLITHLGVYHRALLTAIGGFRTGYEGSQDYDLAARAVEHLSAAQIVHVPRVLYHWRMSAGSTAASVAEKPYARLAAQKAVSGHLARMGVPARASTDPAMGSVQQLLFQPMAEAPLVSILIPTRNGAELVRGCVDSIYEKTGYPAFEIVLVDNGSDDPAAVAYFSELERQGRVRLLVDKGAFNYSRLNNRAVAAARGEVVVLLNNDTEVIAPDWLHELTSLALLPQVGAVGAKLLYSNRHLQHAGVLLGMSGCAAHAYADFPEDAQGYCNLALLLRGYSAVTGACLAVRKAVYEAVGGLDEAALPVGYNDIDFCLKLRARGLRNLWTPRAMLFHHESRSRGADSTPEKKARFWNEMSLLKKRWPNAWYHDPAYNPNLTLSKVDYDRSMQPRTLLNTRHWPSPFAAGYVAPKSSGLRLLLALPEKGPDSRPLAFARALLRQGLIQSYAAAHGSAFFEVSPEADGWFDALWLAAPPSGLMWFERSLMRCLPYVMDVTGLEAFAGAPEPERDNRLFQSLVHAAALSMPDAAIVAGLERLYGLSLAGCSRVLAADSAPEDLLSCLDSVRLAEALPACRIRFF, from the coding sequence ATGCAGCAGCCCCCACTGTATTCCCAGCGCATGGGCGCGGTCTCCTGGCAGGAGCCTCCGGACTCCGCCCGGCCGGGCAGGGGCGGGCAGTCGCTCCTGGCCCGCATGGCAGGCCGCTGCTCCTTCCGGCAGCGGACGGCCTACCGCCGGCTCAAAGCGGCCCTGGCCCACACCCCGCTTTTTGATCGGCACTTCTATCTGCAGGCGGATCCGGAACTGGCGGCCTCGGGCCTGGACCCGCTCTGGCACTACTGCAGCAGGGGCATCCGGGAAGGCCGCAACCCGAATCCGTATTTTTTCAGCTCCTGGTATCTGGCCAGCTACCCTGAAGTGCGGCGGAGCGGCATGAACCCGCTGCTCCACTATCTGCTGCACGGGCGGGAGGCGCGTTACCAGCCCAATCCCTATTTTTTCACCGGCTGGTATCTGGAGCAGCATCCGGAACTGCCGGAAGACCAGCACCCGCTTTGGCACTACATGCACGAGGGCGCAGCCGCCGGCTGCTGGCCCAACCCCTACTTCGACCCGGCCTGGTACCGGCGTACCCATCAGCGGGCAAACGATTTGGAGCCGCTGGCCCATTTTCTGGCCCACGGCCCCCAGCCCAGCGCCCACTTTGACAGCACGTGGTATGCCCAGGCCTATCCGCAGGCCGCCCGGATGGGGCTGCATCCCTTTCAGCACTACCTGGAGTACGGGGCAGAGGAGCACTGCGATCCCGGCCCGCTCTTCGATTCCGCCTGGTACGCGGGCACCTGGCCGGAGGCCGTGGCCGGCGGCCTGCTGCCCCTGGCCCACTACCTGCAGCATGTGGATGATCCGGAGGTCAATCCCAATCCCTATTTCGACAAGGCCTGGTACCTGCGCCAGTACCCGGAAATCGCCAGAAACGGGCTGGATCCGGTCCTGCACTACTGGATTTTCGGGGTGCAGGAACGCCGTGATCCCGGCCCCTGGTTCAGTACGGACTGGTATCTGTGGCGCTATGCCGACGTGGCGGCTCTGGCCATGAATCCGCTCGTGCACTACCTGCGCATTGGCGCCGCCCAGGGCCGGGAGGCAGGCCCCTATTTCGACAGCGCCTGGTACCTGCGTCAGTGCCCGGACGCGGCCCGGTCGGGCATGCCGCCGCTGCTGCACTTCCTGCGGCTGGGGCAGCAGGCGGGCATGGCACCCTTTGATCCCAGGGAAAAGGGCCGGCGGGGCAACCGCTATGTGGCCTGGAGCGACCTCTTTTTCGGCCTGCAGGAAGAAGACCGGGCGCTCATGCGGCGGCATATCGGAGACTTTGCCCTCAAGCCGCTGATTTCCGTGGTCATGCCGGTTTACAACCCGGAGCCGGCCTTTCTCGAGGCCGCCATCGGATCGGTGCAGGCCCAGCTCTATCCGCACTGGGAACTCTGCATAGCCGACGACGCCTCGACCAGGCCGGAAATCGCCGGCATCCTGCGCCGCTACCAGCAGGAAGACAGCCGGATCAGGGTGCTGTTCCGGCCGGAAAACGGCCATATCTCCAGGGCCTCCAATTCGGCGCTGGCCCTGGCCGGCGGCGAATTCGTGGCCCTTCTGGATCATGACGACGAGCTGAGCGAGGACGCCCTCTTCTGGGTGGTGGCCGCGCTGAACCGGCAGCCGGATGCGGGCATAGTCTACTCCGACGAGGACAAGATCGACAGCCAGGGCCTGCGCACCAAGCCGTATTTCAAGTGCGACTGGGATCCCTGGCTCTTCTGCGGCCACAACCTGATAACCCATCTGGGCGTGTACCACCGGGCGCTTCTGACGGCCATCGGCGGCTTCCGCACGGGCTATGAGGGTTCGCAGGACTATGATCTGGCAGCCCGGGCGGTGGAGCACCTGAGCGCGGCGCAGATCGTGCATGTCCCGCGGGTCCTGTACCACTGGCGCATGAGCGCGGGCAGCACGGCCGCGAGCGTTGCCGAAAAGCCCTATGCCCGCCTTGCGGCGCAGAAGGCGGTGAGCGGGCATCTGGCCCGGATGGGCGTTCCGGCCAGGGCGAGCACCGACCCGGCCATGGGTTCGGTGCAGCAGTTGCTGTTTCAGCCCATGGCCGAAGCGCCCCTGGTTTCCATCCTGATTCCCACGAGAAACGGCGCGGAGCTGGTGCGCGGCTGCGTGGACAGCATTTATGAAAAGACCGGCTACCCGGCCTTTGAGATTGTGCTGGTGGACAACGGCTCGGACGATCCGGCGGCTGTGGCGTACTTTTCCGAGCTGGAGCGGCAGGGCCGGGTCCGGCTGCTTGTCGACAAGGGGGCCTTCAACTATTCCCGCCTGAACAACCGGGCCGTGGCCGCGGCCAGAGGGGAGGTGGTGGTGCTCCTCAACAACGACACCGAGGTCATCGCTCCCGACTGGCTGCACGAACTGACCAGTCTGGCGCTCCTGCCGCAGGTGGGCGCGGTCGGCGCCAAGCTGCTGTACTCAAACCGCCACCTGCAGCATGCGGGCGTGCTGCTGGGCATGTCCGGCTGCGCGGCCCACGCCTATGCGGATTTCCCGGAAGATGCGCAGGGCTACTGCAATCTGGCGCTCCTGCTGCGCGGCTATTCCGCTGTCACCGGGGCCTGTCTTGCGGTGCGCAAGGCCGTCTACGAGGCGGTGGGCGGGCTGGACGAAGCCGCGTTGCCGGTGGGCTACAACGACATCGATTTCTGCCTGAAACTGCGCGCCCGGGGCCTGCGCAACCTGTGGACGCCCAGAGCCATGCTCTTTCATCACGAATCCCGTTCCCGCGGCGCGGACAGTACGCCGGAGAAAAAGGCCCGTTTCTGGAACGAGATGTCGCTGCTGAAAAAACGCTGGCCCAATGCCTGGTACCATGATCCGGCCTACAACCCGAACCTGACCCTGTCCAAGGTGGATTACGACCGGTCCATGCAGCCCAGGACGCTTTTGAACACGCGCCACTGGCCCAGTCCCTTTGCAGCCGGCTATGTCGCCCCCAAAAGTTCCGGCCTCAGGCTGCTGCTGGCGCTGCCCGAAAAGGGGCCGGACTCCAGGCCCCTCGCCTTTGCCCGCGCGCTGCTCCGGCAGGGGCTGATTCAGTCGTATGCCGCAGCCCATGGCTCCGCCTTTTTCGAGGTGTCGCCAGAGGCTGACGGCTGGTTCGACGCCCTGTGGCTCGCCGCCCCCCCATCCGGGCTCATGTGGTTTGAACGCAGCCTGATGCGCTGCCTGCCCTATGTAATGGACGTGACCGGGCTGGAGGCCTTTGCCGGGGCCCCGGAACCGGAGCGGGACAACAGGCTCTTTCAGTCGCTGGTGCACGCCGCGGCGCTGAGCATGCCGGATGCCGCCATCGTGGCCGGGCTGGAGCGGCTCTACGGCCTGAGTCTGGCCGGATGCAGCCGGGTTCTGGCCGCAGACTCTGCACCTGAGGACCTGCTCTCCTGCCTGGACAGCGTGCGTCTGGCCGAAGCGCTGCCTGCCTGCAGAATCCGCTTTTTCTGA
- a CDS encoding glycosyltransferase family 2 protein, whose product MLKHLLPRLLLGADYRLFDPGFYRRNTPELGWWRCLPLLHYLLRGWREGRDPHPLFLGDWYRKRYLAAKPQNPLWHYIRQGGRAGCEPHPLFDTGLLLRQTGAEPGSRITPLARYLEGAGDPALQPFPLFDQDYYRKANPSAALAWPTLLLLHYLAHGAEEGSRPNALFDPDFYRQQYLTPDATRLAALLHYADEGRRAGFRPNACFDPEFYRRQMQAAGQTGDPLLHYLRQGLHEGRYPCPEVAALARRQRPCISILTPVYNTSENQLWRCVNSVLMQPWPYWQLCLVDDGSTEAHIAPLLAGYARLDPRIRVAAMPENSGIAAATNRAAELAEGEWLAFLDHDDELAPDALYQVARMIDAEEPDALYSDERLINLESRPLDTLFKCALNRELLRTHNHLMHFFVLRRRLFQELGGLDPDCDGAQDYDLALRVAERSEKIRHIPRVLYHWRAHAGSTSIHHEQKAYAGEAGRRALAASLMREHLDARAEATELHFFYRTRRRLPECCRVSVCGDEALPEACRAALQDSWPDLEWLEPAGGNSPVEWRNRAAARAEGRYLLFVGAEVRRLRPECLTALLEYGQDMALGLSAGWLEQPAGPHRHRGSLPDLGNASPLYYASFLRDVSVQHNRFHCAQYAWAVAEQLFLVRRGLFLAGGGYDPAFRTLAFAQLDLCFRLHNRGLRHVYTPWAVAECGPVAVSEALLSAAEADRLLLQARWKKLLNRGDPWYNRNLLACSGVSEADFTAWFRGRPA is encoded by the coding sequence ATGCTGAAGCACCTGTTGCCGCGCCTGCTTCTGGGCGCCGATTACCGTCTTTTCGACCCCGGCTTTTACCGCCGGAACACGCCGGAACTGGGCTGGTGGCGCTGCCTGCCGCTGCTGCACTATCTGCTGCGCGGCTGGCGCGAGGGCCGCGACCCGCACCCGCTCTTTCTGGGCGACTGGTACCGGAAGCGCTATCTCGCGGCAAAGCCGCAGAATCCGCTTTGGCACTATATCCGCCAGGGCGGCCGCGCAGGCTGCGAGCCGCATCCGCTCTTCGACACCGGACTGTTGCTGCGTCAAACCGGAGCGGAGCCGGGTTCCCGGATCACGCCCCTGGCCCGCTATCTGGAAGGGGCAGGGGATCCGGCCCTGCAGCCCTTTCCCCTCTTTGACCAGGACTATTACCGGAAAGCCAATCCCAGCGCGGCTCTGGCCTGGCCCACGCTGCTGCTCCTGCACTACCTTGCCCACGGGGCGGAGGAGGGGAGCCGGCCCAACGCGCTCTTTGACCCGGATTTTTACCGGCAACAGTACCTCACACCCGATGCCACCCGGCTGGCCGCCCTGCTCCACTACGCGGACGAGGGCCGGCGGGCCGGCTTCCGGCCCAATGCCTGCTTCGATCCAGAATTTTACCGGAGGCAGATGCAGGCGGCCGGGCAGACGGGCGATCCGCTATTGCACTATCTGCGGCAGGGGCTGCACGAGGGCCGCTATCCCTGCCCCGAGGTGGCGGCGCTGGCCCGGAGGCAGCGGCCCTGCATCAGTATTCTGACCCCGGTGTACAATACCAGCGAAAACCAGCTCTGGCGCTGCGTAAATTCGGTGCTGATGCAGCCCTGGCCCTACTGGCAGCTCTGTCTGGTGGACGACGGCAGCACCGAGGCCCATATAGCGCCGCTGCTGGCCGGGTATGCCCGGCTGGATCCGCGCATCCGGGTGGCGGCCATGCCGGAAAACAGCGGCATTGCCGCAGCCACCAACCGGGCGGCCGAACTGGCGGAGGGCGAGTGGCTGGCCTTTCTGGATCATGACGACGAGCTGGCGCCCGATGCCCTGTATCAGGTGGCGCGCATGATCGACGCGGAAGAGCCGGATGCGCTCTACAGCGACGAGCGCCTGATCAATCTGGAGAGCAGGCCCCTGGATACGCTCTTCAAGTGCGCGCTCAACCGGGAGCTTTTGCGCACGCACAATCACCTCATGCACTTCTTTGTGCTGCGGCGGCGGCTTTTTCAGGAGCTGGGCGGCCTGGATCCGGACTGTGACGGCGCCCAGGACTATGACCTGGCGCTCAGGGTCGCGGAGCGGAGCGAAAAAATCCGGCATATCCCCCGGGTGCTCTATCACTGGCGGGCCCACGCCGGCTCCACCAGCATCCACCACGAACAGAAGGCCTATGCCGGCGAGGCCGGCCGCCGGGCCCTGGCAGCGTCGCTGATGCGGGAACATCTGGATGCCCGGGCCGAAGCCACCGAGCTGCACTTCTTCTACAGGACGCGGCGGCGTCTGCCGGAGTGCTGCAGGGTGAGCGTCTGTGGGGATGAGGCCCTGCCGGAGGCCTGCCGGGCCGCCCTGCAGGACTCCTGGCCGGATCTGGAGTGGCTGGAGCCGGCTGGAGGCAACAGCCCTGTGGAGTGGCGCAACAGGGCGGCAGCGCGGGCGGAGGGCCGGTATCTGCTCTTTGTCGGCGCCGAAGTGCGGCGCCTGCGGCCGGAATGCCTGACCGCACTGCTGGAGTACGGCCAGGACATGGCCCTGGGCCTGAGCGCCGGTTGGCTGGAACAGCCGGCCGGCCCGCACCGGCATCGGGGCTCGCTGCCGGATCTGGGCAATGCCTCGCCCCTCTACTATGCCAGCTTTCTCCGGGACGTGTCGGTGCAGCACAACCGCTTTCACTGCGCCCAGTATGCCTGGGCCGTGGCCGAGCAGCTCTTTCTGGTGAGGCGCGGGCTCTTTTTGGCAGGCGGCGGCTATGATCCGGCCTTCCGGACCCTGGCCTTTGCCCAGCTTGACCTCTGCTTCCGCCTGCACAACCGTGGTTTGCGGCATGTGTACACGCCCTGGGCCGTGGCGGAATGCGGGCCGGTGGCCGTTTCTGAAGCTCTGCTGAGCGCTGCGGAAGCGGACCGTCTGCTGCTGCAGGCGCGCTGGAAAAAACTTCTGAACAGGGGCGACCCCTGGTACAACCGGAACCTTTTGGCCTGCTCCGGGGTGAGCGAGGCCGATTTCACGGCCTGGTTTCGCGGCCGGCCGGCATGA
- a CDS encoding undecaprenyl-diphosphate phosphatase — protein MSPFELLQSVILGLVEGLTEFLPISSTGHLIIAGRLLHFDSEQAATFDIVIQLGAILAVCWHYRQRLGLVLVTLGSRSDSRRFVLHLMLAMLPAAIIGLLLHRFIKLYLFNPLTVSLALILGGCIMLFIERGERPVRIGTVEQLDWQDALKLGCAQAVALLPGVSRSGATIMGGLLFGLSRQAATEFSFFLAIPTMFAATGFDLLQSWHALSQEALLFIAVGFMVSFVSALVAIRTLLWYVGHHNFRAFAWYRILFGMLVLLFFTYIA, from the coding sequence ATGAGTCCTTTTGAACTGCTGCAATCCGTCATCCTGGGTCTGGTGGAAGGCCTGACCGAATTTCTGCCCATCTCCAGCACCGGCCACCTGATCATCGCCGGCAGGCTGCTCCACTTTGACAGTGAGCAGGCAGCCACCTTTGACATCGTCATCCAACTGGGCGCCATTCTGGCCGTGTGCTGGCACTACCGGCAGCGGCTGGGTCTGGTGCTGGTCACGCTGGGCAGCCGCTCCGACAGCCGCCGCTTTGTCCTGCATCTGATGCTGGCCATGCTGCCGGCTGCAATCATAGGCCTGTTGCTGCACCGCTTCATCAAGCTCTATCTGTTCAATCCCCTCACCGTGTCGCTGGCCCTCATCCTGGGCGGCTGTATCATGCTTTTCATCGAACGCGGAGAACGGCCGGTCCGCATCGGCACCGTGGAGCAGCTGGACTGGCAGGACGCCCTGAAGCTTGGCTGCGCCCAGGCCGTGGCCCTGCTCCCGGGCGTGTCCCGCTCCGGGGCCACCATCATGGGCGGCCTGCTCTTTGGCCTCTCCCGGCAGGCGGCCACGGAATTTTCCTTCTTTCTGGCCATCCCGACCATGTTCGCGGCCACCGGCTTTGACCTGTTGCAGTCCTGGCACGCGCTTTCACAGGAGGCACTGCTCTTTATCGCCGTGGGCTTTATGGTGTCCTTTGTCAGCGCTTTGGTGGCGATACGCACTCTCCTGTGGTATGTAGGCCATCACAACTTTCGCGCCTTTGCCTGGTACCGCATTCTTTTCGGGATGCTCGTTTTGCTCTTTTTCACCTATATCGCCTGA
- the larE gene encoding ATP-dependent sacrificial sulfur transferase LarE — MRPSPETAGRYADLLSWLRGLQGAVLAFSGGVDSALLLAAAREALGDRLLAVTLVTPYTPADDVAAAKSLAAALGTRHLLLERPIPDAILANPPERCYLCKRALFGELLSIARAEGLATLLEGSNADDLLELRPGFRAVQELGVQSPLLAAGLVKAEIRRLARAQGLAVWNRPSGSCLLTRLPHGATVTEAALRRIDAGEGLLRSLGFLQLRLRSHGELARIEVPPEDLPRLLEAELRTVVVTRLRSLGYRYVTLDLALDQPGRCSLPAGLSAGGPTARGLAVPPALPPGIPGRCPGRARRFFLWHGHWLFQRCNALFFRS, encoded by the coding sequence ATGAGGCCCTCCCCGGAGACCGCAGGGCGCTACGCAGATCTGCTGTCCTGGCTGCGTGGCCTGCAAGGCGCGGTGCTGGCCTTTTCCGGCGGCGTGGACAGCGCGCTCCTGCTCGCCGCGGCCCGTGAGGCCCTGGGCGACCGGCTTTTGGCCGTGACCCTGGTCACGCCCTACACGCCGGCGGACGATGTGGCCGCAGCCAAAAGCCTTGCCGCAGCGCTCGGCACCCGCCATCTCCTGCTGGAGCGCCCCATTCCGGATGCCATCCTGGCCAATCCGCCGGAGCGCTGTTATCTCTGCAAGCGGGCGCTGTTCGGCGAGCTGCTGTCCATCGCCAGGGCGGAGGGGCTTGCGACGCTGCTGGAGGGCAGCAATGCGGACGACCTCCTGGAGCTTCGCCCCGGCTTTCGGGCGGTGCAGGAACTGGGGGTGCAGAGTCCGCTGCTGGCGGCAGGGCTCGTCAAGGCGGAGATTCGCCGGCTCGCGCGGGCCCAGGGTCTGGCAGTCTGGAACCGGCCATCCGGCTCATGCCTGCTCACCCGGCTGCCCCACGGCGCGACCGTCACCGAAGCGGCGCTCCGCCGCATCGATGCCGGCGAAGGCCTGCTGCGCAGCCTGGGCTTTCTGCAACTGCGCCTCAGAAGCCACGGCGAGCTGGCCCGCATCGAAGTGCCGCCGGAGGACCTGCCCCGCCTGCTGGAGGCCGAGCTGCGGACAGTGGTCGTGACCCGCCTGCGCAGCCTGGGCTACCGGTACGTGACGCTGGATCTGGCCCTTGACCAGCCGGGGCGCTGCAGTCTGCCGGCAGGCCTTTCTGCCGGGGGGCCCACGGCAAGGGGCCTAGCTGTTCCACCGGCGCTCCCTCCGGGCATCCCCGGCCGCTGCCCGGGCCGCGCGCGCCGGTTTTTTTTGTGGCATGGCCATTGGCTTTTTCAGCGCTGCAATGCGCTCTTCTTCCGATCATGA
- the dnaA gene encoding chromosomal replication initiator protein DnaA produces MLWDAVRNSLASTLPASEYELWIKPLVCQGDENDAMVLAGPDRFFCAWVEQRYLELIRQKHLAAGGQGRVALRVAGSGAPAAPDERQLRLPGLPRHEARLRSLHPAFTFDQFMVGESNILAQSACKALALNDYTFGRCLFMSSETGLGKSHLTQAVVHQVLRSAPATRLRYLTAQQFSAEMVQGLRTRTMDRFAERYLDDCDMLLLEDVHTLTGKNKTQEELNVVLDSLLKSGRRVILTSSLPPDRISGLDTDFKSRMTSGLLASIQAPAFETRVRIIQHKLAAQNMAVAGELVEYMAEQLTGDIRRMESAVMNVRARCRLRGSPPDLAMIREVLDGFACMPAQLTAEAICQHISSRFRVGREDLCSRSRKRSIVFPRQVAIYLTRKFTGHSLAEIGALYRRDHSTVLHAIRTITQKMAQNTAVREQVDLLSKDLEKRR; encoded by the coding sequence ATGCTTTGGGATGCTGTCCGAAACTCTCTGGCTTCGACCCTGCCTGCCAGCGAGTATGAGCTCTGGATTAAACCCCTGGTCTGCCAGGGGGATGAGAACGACGCCATGGTGCTGGCCGGCCCGGACCGTTTTTTCTGTGCCTGGGTGGAACAGCGCTATCTGGAACTGATCCGGCAGAAACATCTGGCCGCAGGCGGGCAGGGCCGGGTTGCCCTGCGGGTGGCGGGCAGTGGCGCGCCTGCCGCCCCAGACGAGCGGCAACTGCGACTGCCGGGCCTGCCCCGGCACGAGGCCAGGCTCCGCTCCCTGCATCCGGCCTTTACCTTCGACCAGTTCATGGTCGGCGAATCCAACATCCTGGCCCAGTCGGCCTGCAAGGCCCTGGCCCTGAACGATTACACCTTTGGCCGCTGTCTGTTCATGAGCAGTGAAACCGGACTGGGCAAGAGTCACCTCACTCAGGCCGTGGTGCATCAGGTGCTGCGCAGCGCGCCCGCGACCCGTCTGCGCTATCTCACGGCCCAGCAGTTCAGCGCCGAGATGGTGCAGGGGCTGCGGACCAGGACCATGGATCGCTTCGCCGAACGCTATCTGGACGACTGCGACATGCTCCTGCTGGAAGACGTGCACACCCTGACCGGCAAGAACAAAACCCAGGAAGAGCTGAACGTGGTGCTGGACAGCCTTCTGAAGAGCGGCCGCCGGGTCATCCTGACCTCCTCCCTGCCGCCGGACAGGATCAGCGGCCTGGACACCGATTTCAAAAGCCGCATGACTTCGGGCCTGTTGGCGAGCATTCAGGCGCCTGCCTTTGAAACCCGGGTGCGCATCATCCAGCACAAGCTGGCCGCCCAGAACATGGCGGTGGCCGGCGAGCTGGTCGAGTACATGGCCGAGCAGCTCACCGGCGATATCCGCCGCATGGAAAGCGCTGTCATGAATGTGAGGGCACGGTGCCGGCTGCGCGGCAGCCCGCCGGATCTGGCCATGATCCGGGAGGTTCTGGACGGTTTCGCGTGCATGCCGGCCCAGTTGACGGCCGAGGCCATCTGCCAGCACATCAGCTCCCGCTTCAGGGTGGGCCGGGAGGATCTGTGCTCCCGTTCCCGTAAACGCAGTATTGTGTTTCCCAGGCAGGTGGCTATTTACCTGACCCGCAAGTTTACCGGCCATTCGCTTGCCGAGATCGGCGCCCTCTACCGGCGCGACCACTCCACGGTCCTGCACGCCATCAGGACCATTACCCAGAAAATGGCGCAGAATACCGCGGTGCGCGAGCAGGTGGACCTGCTCTCCAAGGATCTGGAAAAACGCCGCTGA
- the larC gene encoding nickel pincer cofactor biosynthesis protein LarC, which yields MRILYYDCFAGISGDMNLAALLHLGVEPEYLANGLSRLGLDGEFALELSEAAQGGMHGLSVHVRLIGSQEQGQGQGRTFAAVQEIVGRAELAASVKKTALTIFRKVAEAEARVHGQTVATVHFHELGALDSIVDAVGAALCLERLAVDEVWAAAPELGGGTVRCAHGLLPVPAPATEAILAGMPTRRGGTDFEATTPTGAAILAATVARFTSRPAMTVRKTGYGIGQRQGGVLPNVLRVHLAEVDGEAGVSAGGQAGAETVAARLLQCNLDDMSPEQVGALVDLFLDAGAMDVHLTPIVMKKNRPAVQLSLLCAARDEARFRALVLRHTTSFGLKSFPLEKTELERRMVTVPTEFGPVAVKEALLAGQVLHAKPEFEDCRALAARHDLPLAAVMARVMRHYGP from the coding sequence ATGCGCATTCTCTACTATGACTGCTTTGCCGGCATCAGCGGCGACATGAATCTGGCGGCCCTGCTCCATCTGGGCGTGGAGCCGGAGTATCTTGCGAACGGCCTGTCCCGCCTGGGGCTGGACGGCGAATTCGCGCTGGAGCTGAGCGAGGCGGCCCAGGGCGGCATGCACGGTCTCAGCGTGCATGTGCGCCTGATAGGAAGCCAGGAGCAGGGGCAAGGTCAGGGCCGGACTTTTGCGGCCGTTCAGGAGATTGTCGGGAGGGCCGAACTGGCGGCTTCCGTCAAAAAAACGGCGCTCACGATTTTCCGGAAAGTGGCCGAGGCCGAGGCCAGGGTGCACGGGCAGACGGTGGCCACTGTGCACTTTCATGAGCTGGGCGCGCTTGACTCCATCGTGGACGCCGTGGGGGCGGCCCTCTGTCTGGAGCGTCTGGCCGTGGACGAGGTCTGGGCGGCGGCCCCCGAGCTGGGCGGCGGCACGGTGCGCTGCGCCCACGGCCTGCTGCCGGTGCCGGCCCCGGCTACCGAGGCCATTCTGGCCGGCATGCCGACCCGGCGCGGCGGCACGGATTTCGAGGCCACCACGCCCACCGGTGCGGCCATTCTGGCTGCCACTGTGGCGCGCTTTACCAGCCGGCCTGCCATGACGGTGCGGAAAACCGGCTACGGCATCGGGCAGCGCCAGGGCGGCGTGCTGCCCAACGTGCTGCGGGTGCATCTGGCCGAGGTGGATGGGGAGGCCGGAGTGTCCGCAGGCGGCCAGGCCGGGGCAGAGACCGTGGCGGCCCGGCTTCTGCAGTGCAATCTGGACGACATGAGCCCCGAGCAGGTGGGCGCCCTGGTGGACCTGTTCCTGGATGCGGGCGCCATGGATGTGCACCTGACCCCGATTGTGATGAAGAAGAACCGGCCTGCGGTGCAGCTTTCGCTGCTGTGCGCGGCCCGGGACGAGGCCCGCTTCCGGGCGCTGGTCCTGCGGCATACCACGAGCTTCGGGCTCAAGAGTTTCCCGCTGGAGAAGACGGAGCTGGAGCGGCGCATGGTGACGGTGCCAACGGAGTTCGGCCCGGTTGCCGTCAAGGAGGCGCTGCTTGCGGGGCAGGTCCTGCACGCCAAGCCGGAATTCGAGGATTGCCGGGCCCTGGCGGCGCGGCACGATCTGCCGCTGGCGGCCGTGATGGCGCGGGTCATGCGGCACTATGGGCCATGA